The Leclercia adecarboxylata region AAACCATTTATAAAATTTGCCAAGTCAGGAAATAAATTATTTAATACCAACCCGGTACTAATAGCCGACCTAATTAAATCCAGTTGGTCACCCCTATGACAAAGTTCTGTTTTTTTCAAGAAACTATAAACATAGGGTGCTTTTCTTTCGGATATCCAGAAAGACCGGATCTGAATCCGGTCGTTATCTGCCTTATTTGAGATAGGGTATTTAGCCATGTTCTAGCTCATTATTCTGAATAAATAGTATCAGCAATTGCCAAAGATAATGCGAACTGCGGATTGTCTACCATGATAACTTTAGCCGTTTCAAAATGTTTACGAATAGCTGTTTCGATGAGATATGAACCTCCCCCAACAAGGAAAACATTATGAGGCCTCTCTTCGACTTGTGTAACCGCTCTGATTACTTTACTTTGCAACTTCTGTACCGCAGAGTTTACCGCATCAAAAACACCGTCACGCTTGTCCTCTGCAACCTTCAAAGCTGATTTATCATGACGATTATCAACAAGATGATGAATGTAAGCATTACTCGTATTCAGTTTCTCAGATTCAAGATACCTGCTGATCTCATCGTAAACAATAGAACAACCAATACGGTCAAAACCTTTTACTTTCGAAATCTGTTCTAATTGCCCAGTAATACTTGCAACATCAAGAGTAGTACCACCAAGATCAATTACCAAACTTGATTCAAATGAAGCAATATCCTCAATTTCATCTGCCCGGGTCACAGCTGGTAAAGATTCAGGGAAAACAGTCACAGACAAAACGTTAAAAGAATAGCGTTTACCGTCAAGATAACGCTCTACTGGTTTCATCAGATTATCTTTTTTTCTCTGAATATTTTCAATATTCGTTTCCCCTAAAGCAGTATAGAACTGGCTAAGTGGTAAAGTAACAAAGAGGTGAACATCCTGAGGAACTAAACCAGAAGCATGAAGTGCATGGTGAACATTTAACCGGCTAATTTCATCGTATTGGTGAGATACATCAGTCGATTCCAGTGAGTTACTAGATTCGCTGTGATGCGAAAACCTTTCCAGCCCATCAATAAGATAGTTAAAAGGATTGAGACCCTCATGGCGAACACGGAAATCTGGAACAAAACTATTTTGTGTAAGCAAGGGAACTAATTCGTTTCTTTCATTAAGACAAACCAGTTTTGCAGCTTTACTTCCATCATCGACAACGATTTTTAAAGCTTCAGTGATATCCTGCACTGATGGTGAAACAGGACTTTCAGATTTTAATAGTTCAGCCATAAAAACTCTCTTTTATTAATAGGACCATATTAGATATTAACTTTATACATTAATGGTGACCTATTATCAACATTAACACTATTAAAAAAATACGTAAGTCTATGTTATTTCAGCATCCTTCCATTTTAAATACCTTACCGTTAAATTTCCTGTATTCATGTATTAACCATGTTTATAAAGGAGCCAATTATAATCAGAAAGTTACTTTGCATCCTAAGTATGAACTGTTTGAGAGCCAGGACTGGGGCCTTTACCTGTAAGTAACAAAGGTCCTTAGGCTTAGAATCCAAAATGACGCCTTTTTGTAAAAAAATCATAGTTCGAAATACCGTATCATCGATGTAAACATACGTAGAGGAATTTATGGCAGCTGAGCACGTCCAAACTATAGACCTTACAAACTTCTCCGGAAGGATTTTCTTTCTGGCAGATCCTCATGGACATTACTCTGCGCTGTGCAACTTGATCCAATCAGTTACAAAGCCAGAAGAAGAGATAGTAATTTTCTCTACTGGAAATTTGTTTGACTATGGGCCGGAACCCATAGAATTGATGAAGGCGATAAACAGTGGCTTTTTCGATGGACGTTTTGTGAGGCATTTCTCAGCTGCCGGAGCCGGAGAAGAAATGTTAAAAAAATTGTTACCATTAAACAAAGACCGGAGAACATTTTACCCCAGCACATACCTCAATGAGAGATGGTGTGTAATGGGCGGAAAGTGGCATAAAGCTGTGAATCGTTACTATTTAGAGGAAGAGGTAAAAAAACTTCTTAATACCCAGCTTGGTACGATGATGCAGATTTTACTAAAAGGCGATATAAAAATTGGGGTTTGCCCTTCTGATTACGCCCCTATCCACACATCATTCACTGATACTTATAATGCGCTTCAAGCATTCAACTATGCCAATGTGAATATTTTTCAGAGCCAGTTTCTATTCGGTATGGACCATGCCGTAATACCAATGATGATAAATGACGTCAACCTTATGGTCCTAGGTAGGAATCCTGTAAACAGCATTCGAAAAGCCCATGGTCGTACTCAAAACAATCTTCCAGTACTGATCGGTAATTGTTTGCATATAAATACTGGATCACTCTATATGTCAAAATTAGAAGACCAGGTAATAGTTGCTCCGGGTATACCGCAAACTGACTCACCAGCACTTACATTAGTAGAAATAATCATGAAGAACAATCCAGTTTTATTGTGTCATCAGCTAATACAAACAACAAACAAGTTTTATTCACTTAAAACCTATCCTTTAGAACTCGATTCGATTGAAAACAACATTGAGGTAACAAGATGAAGATAAATTGGAAGATTATCTCAATTTCAACATTACTTTTGCATCTTCACGCAGCAGCTGCACCACATCAAGAGAAAGAGCATAGAAAAGATGCTTTTTCTTCTGCCGCACAGAAAAGTGATTCACTTATATCTGCTAAAGCGGAGCTTATAAACGGAAGGTGGTTTATAAATGGTAAATATAGGCCTGTTCTAAAGACCAGCATGACCAAAACCAATTTCTTAGAAATCATGAATGTTTCAAATAAAGAATCACTTTTTATTGTGATACCAAAACTTGAGTATAATATCATTGCCAAAAATAAAATCTTACTAAATGAAAAAATTGCATTAAGCGAAGGCACATCCGGAAAAAGCATTGTTTGGGTCGAGCCAAAATCAAGTCTAACTATATCGTTTATAAATGACCTTGCTAATACGCCCCTTCAGGCTATCGTTTCGATCACAAGAAACAACAAAGATATAATTGCCATCTTTGGACCGGATCAGGGTAAAGGGTTTACTCTTCCCGGAAATACGTCTAATGATCAAGTGTCCGTTCCTGACTATTCTGACCTAAATATAAAAAAACTTAACATACCTCAAAGTGTTGGTAATCCAGTAACCATCAATCCTAAAGAGAAGAATTACCTCTTAGTTGGACAAGGAAAATATGAAATCTTATCTCTTCCTAAATATCAACATTTAGTATTTTCTGAACCCGTTTATATTGAGAAAAGAAAAAATATCCTCGGTGGTTATGGTTATTGGACGAAAGAAACAATTCTCTACCCCGGTGAATCATTATCTTTTATAACGAGCGCCAAAAACAATCTAAGGAAGCGGGATGATTAAAGTTATCACACTTTTATTGTTTGCATTACTGACTGGTTGTCAGTCAGTAGAAAGTAAAATCGAAGAACTCCCGACAGTTGGTTTTGACCCTATTCTATACAATAAAAGTGAGGCCTTTACTGACGGAAAAGTTACTTTACGTGTCGAAAGTTCAGGAACTGATGTTTGGCTTGTCGCCAAGAATGGAACCAGAAGTTTTATTGAGCTTTCAGGCCTAACGCTAGGTGGTAGTCGTTGTGCTTACAATGCCCGTAGTAAGCAACTTTTGCCCCCAGGCAGCGTAAGCACATTCGTAGTTCCTACGGTTGGAATGCTTGGACTTTGCTTCAACAATGAAGATCAACTTATGTTTATTAACCGTGCTTTTAGCAGAATCTCTCCCAAAGCAAAAGGAAAAGATTCGCTTTCGCTTTTATTTTCTGTTAGTTACGATTTTCCCGGAAAAGCGGACCTAATTACTAACCACGATTTTCAAGAGTTATATCTTTTATTTTTGAATGAGGATAATCTATGAAACAAACATTAATTGTTATTTTAATATGTTTTTGTCACACGGCTTTAGCATATCCATACCGTATCTATACTGTCCCGGAAGGGGCATTAGTAAAAAACATACTAACTAATGAATATCTAGGAAAAACCCCTGTGGTTGTGGACGTGAGCAATACCGAAGCTGGTTCTACTTTTGGGATTTCATTATTTAGACATGAAAATGTTGCTATAAAGATTTTTACAGTAATGCCTTCAGCAGAAAATAATTTTGCTGTTTCTGGACCTGACGTTGCAACTATGTCATTGCCGGGAAAAGCACCTTTAAACGTAGTAAATGATGGGAATGGCGCTTCTGTTCATATAGAACTAAGACCTTATATGTCTGAACCTGCGCACACCCCATATTAATATAACAAGAAATTAAAAATATAAATCATATGAACTGCATCATAAAGATGCAGTTCAATATTTATTCTGATACTTTTAATTTTTCTTTTATGAACTCCTCTAGTTCCTTAATAAAACCCGCATTTATCCTATTGAATTCAAAGCGAATTTTTCTACCAGTATTGTTTTTACTGATTCTTGCATACTTATCTTTGTTATCAAAAGTAATAAGATCACTTGTTTCCCATTTTGTGGAATAAGTTTTTTCACAAACACTTTCCACAGATTGTGTGATTTTTTCCATTACAACTTTTTGAGCAACCTGGAGATCTCCAATGTCTAAATCTTTTGTTTCCTCTTTAACATTATCTATTACTTCATCTAAAGGAAATAGATTTTTTTGCACATATTTCTGTAAACGAGACAAGCGACTATAATAGGAGTTCGGGATTCCTTCATAATCCGGGAATAAAGAGATCAATGTTTCGTCAATACGGGCCGCCTGGATTCTTTTGGCTACCGATACATGACTAATCCCAAGATATGCTGCGAGTTCTTCATTAGTAGAAAATCCTTTTTCTTCCATTTTTTTGATAAATTGAAACCCAACTTCTCTATATGAAAATTTTCGAGATGTTTGTGCTGCGGATATAATTGAATTTATATCATCTTCGGTTAGTTCATCCGGAAGAACCCACAGGGGGAGATCCTTTTCTGCCTTTATACAGCAGAAACGTCTGCGACTTCCTTCTATTAATAAATAAACCCCATCTCTTTTTACAGCGATCCCTTCGGTATCGACCCCTCTTTCTTCAATCTGCTTAAGAATATCTCTAACAGAATAATCTGTAAGGGCTTCTTGATTTCGTGGGTTCGCTGGATGGACTAAGGTCTCCTTCTCCACTCTCTGGGCTGGAACAATCACATGTTCCGCTTCAAGTCTCCGGCCCTTATGAAGAGTGAATAACTTTTTTATGCGAGGTGCTGTTTTCAAACCCGCAAGACCTGAACGGTGACCGACTTCTGTCCGCTTTGGTGCGTTTAAATATCGAGATTTATCATTCCCGATATGTTGCTCATCGCTCATGCGTTAACTCCTTGCTTAGCTGAAAAACTTTTTATTTCATTTATAAATTGCTGATATACCTGTAATACAGATTCTTCTGCGACATCAAGCTGCTTTGCGGAACAAAGTTCCTCTGATTTTTTGATATCAAGCACTGTACGCCCTTTGGAAGCAGCTGCCTTAAATGCTTCAGAATTTTTTATGTTAGCGGACATCAAAAGGTCCTGAACAGTTCTGATTAATTTATCCAAAACTATTCTTTCATATGGACTTTTGTCATCTACATTGACAGCAAGAACTTTGAACCATTTTAAATTGTCGCCCTTACTTGGTGATTGTTTAAACCTTTCACTTATTGTAAGCATGAAGTCTGTAGTAGAGGCGTAATCATATTCACGTGGTGACACTGCGACAAGAATCCCATCGGCCGCTTCGTCAGCAGCCCAGATCAAAGGTGAATCTTCAGGTGGAGTGTCTATAATAATCAAATCATAGTTCTGCTTCAGTACCGGTAAGATAACTTCCTTGAAACGTAGTAACAAAGACGTACGTTCTTCTCTAGAACATTGCCAGTATTTATCTTTAAAACGAGCATCTGTCGGAAAAGCCGTTATTACGTCCAAGTTTGGCAGATGCGTTGAAAAAGGCATATTAGTGATGATTTCTTCTTCAGAGAATCCTGAATCTAAATATTTTTTATACTCAGAATTTTCTTCATAAATTCCAAGGATTGCATCAATTGCTGTAAGGAAGACATCATCTTCTGAGACACTTTGAATCATGCTGCTTCCAATCG contains the following coding sequences:
- the parM gene encoding plasmid segregation protein ParM domain-containing protein; this encodes MAELLKSESPVSPSVQDITEALKIVVDDGSKAAKLVCLNERNELVPLLTQNSFVPDFRVRHEGLNPFNYLIDGLERFSHHSESSNSLESTDVSHQYDEISRLNVHHALHASGLVPQDVHLFVTLPLSQFYTALGETNIENIQRKKDNLMKPVERYLDGKRYSFNVLSVTVFPESLPAVTRADEIEDIASFESSLVIDLGGTTLDVASITGQLEQISKVKGFDRIGCSIVYDEISRYLESEKLNTSNAYIHHLVDNRHDKSALKVAEDKRDGVFDAVNSAVQKLQSKVIRAVTQVEERPHNVFLVGGGSYLIETAIRKHFETAKVIMVDNPQFALSLAIADTIYSE
- a CDS encoding metallophosphoesterase encodes the protein MAAEHVQTIDLTNFSGRIFFLADPHGHYSALCNLIQSVTKPEEEIVIFSTGNLFDYGPEPIELMKAINSGFFDGRFVRHFSAAGAGEEMLKKLLPLNKDRRTFYPSTYLNERWCVMGGKWHKAVNRYYLEEEVKKLLNTQLGTMMQILLKGDIKIGVCPSDYAPIHTSFTDTYNALQAFNYANVNIFQSQFLFGMDHAVIPMMINDVNLMVLGRNPVNSIRKAHGRTQNNLPVLIGNCLHINTGSLYMSKLEDQVIVAPGIPQTDSPALTLVEIIMKNNPVLLCHQLIQTTNKFYSLKTYPLELDSIENNIEVTR
- a CDS encoding ParB family protein, whose amino-acid sequence is MSDEQHIGNDKSRYLNAPKRTEVGHRSGLAGLKTAPRIKKLFTLHKGRRLEAEHVIVPAQRVEKETLVHPANPRNQEALTDYSVRDILKQIEERGVDTEGIAVKRDGVYLLIEGSRRRFCCIKAEKDLPLWVLPDELTEDDINSIISAAQTSRKFSYREVGFQFIKKMEEKGFSTNEELAAYLGISHVSVAKRIQAARIDETLISLFPDYEGIPNSYYSRLSRLQKYVQKNLFPLDEVIDNVKEETKDLDIGDLQVAQKVVMEKITQSVESVCEKTYSTKWETSDLITFDNKDKYARISKNNTGRKIRFEFNRINAGFIKELEEFIKEKLKVSE
- a CDS encoding ParA family protein, with translation MNLLEKIALVGQRMKSEQISLKESLMASSRVSVSDDSVDGVDRLIYNHCLNKKNLSDFFGKSRVTFNKILSDLEEKELVGAPIYQNKNHLYTRWDVQKIMDALGYPKYRDHYFSRAIVTQNHKGGTGKSTTSVALAVAAALDLQLNARVLMIEWDPQGSIGSSMIQSVSEDDVFLTAIDAILGIYEENSEYKKYLDSGFSEEEIITNMPFSTHLPNLDVITAFPTDARFKDKYWQCSREERTSLLLRFKEVILPVLKQNYDLIIIDTPPEDSPLIWAADEAADGILVAVSPREYDYASTTDFMLTISERFKQSPSKGDNLKWFKVLAVNVDDKSPYERIVLDKLIRTVQDLLMSANIKNSEAFKAAASKGRTVLDIKKSEELCSAKQLDVAEESVLQVYQQFINEIKSFSAKQGVNA